The Chitinophagales bacterium genomic interval TACAGCAGGAATAAAAAGGAACATCATCAGTAATGAGCGCTTTGATGCCGGCGAACATACTCTCGATTTCGCCAGGAATAACCTTGCTGCAGGGGTGTACCTGTTACAAGTTCAATTAAAAGACAGTGTCATGTTGCGCAAACTTGTACTCGACGTAGAGTAAGGTGGAACCAGTCGCGGATCGTTTACTTTGCTGAAACACTTTTATTGTTACTGTGGCTGCTCCGGCCATTTTACACGATCAGCCACAATGCTTCCCACCTGTGCTAAAGCAATGCGGTCCTGTTTCATCGTGTCGCGTTCACGGATGGTTACCGTTCCGTCTTCCAGCGTCTGGTGATCTACCGTTATGCAATACGGTGTTCCGATGGCATCCATCCGCCGGTATCTTCTCCCTATAGAATCCTTTTCTTCATAATGACACATATGCTGATACTTCAGCTGATTAAAGATTTCCAGCGCCTTTTCAGGCAGTCCGTCCTTTTTCATCAATGGCAATACGGCCACTTTGATCGGTGCCAGGCAGGGTGGAATATTCAATACCACGCGTGTTGCCTCCTCTCCTGCCACGGCTGTGGGAACCTGTTCTTCCCGGTAGGAAGCAGCAATGACAGCCAGAAACATTCTGTCGAGGCCGATAGATGTTTCGATCACATAAGGCACATAATTTTCATTGAGCTCAGGATCGAAGTATTGTAACTTCTTGCCGGAATGCTTTTCATGCTGTGCCAGGTCAAAGTCGCTGCGCGAATGAATGCCTTCCAGCTCTTTGAAGCCGAAAGGAAAATTAAACTCAATGTCACAGGCCGCCTTCGCATAATGCGCCAGCTTCAGGTGATCATGAAACCGGTAGCCGGACGGCGGAAATCCCAATGCAAGATGCCATTGCATGCGTGTGGCTTTCCAGTGTTCATACCAGGATGTTTCCGTTCCGGGCTTGATAAAAAACTGCATTTCCATCTGTTCAAATTCCCGCATACGGAAAACGAACTGCCGTGCAACAATTTCATTGCGGAAAGCTTTTCCGGTTTGCGCGATGCCGAATGGAATTTTCATGCGGCCGGTTTTCTGCACATTCAGAAAATTAACAAAAATGCCCTGTGCCGTTTCAGGACGCAGGTAAACTGTACTGGACTCTTCCGCCAGTGATCCGACCTGCGTGGAAAACATCAGGTTAAACTGCCGCACTTCTGTCCAGTTACGGGTGCCGCTGACCGGATCTGCAATCTCACAGTCGATAATAATCTGTCGCATGGCAGCCATATCATTTTGTTCGAGTGCCGCTTTCATGCGCGCATTGATAGTATCTGCTTTCTGCTGATTTTCCAACACCCGCGGATGGGTGTTCCTGAATTGTGTTTCATCAAACGCATCACCGAACCGGTTCCTTGCTTTTTCAACTTCCTTCTCTGTTTTGGCTTCCAGCTTTGCGATATAATCTTCAATGAGGTTATCAGCCCGGTATCTTTTTTTCGAATCCCTGTTATCAATCATAGGATCATTGAAGGCATCCACATGGCCACTGGCTTTCCATGTTTCCGGATGCATGAAGATTGCTGCATCAATTCCCACCACATTATCGCGCAACTGTACCATGGCGCGCCACCAGTATTCCCTGATATTTTTCTTGAGCTCCGCTCCGTATTCACCATAGTCGTAAACAGCACTCAGCCCGTCGTAGATCTCGCTGGATGGAAAAATGAATCCGTATTCTTTACAATGGGAGACAATGTCCCTGAATAAATCCTTTTGCTCTGCCATGGCCGCAAAGTTAATGGGCTAAGTTGAAAAACACACCACATCATTATGCGTGGCGTACTTACCGCATCGTGATGGGGTGCTTCGGCAATTCCACAATCATCAACAGGATCGTGATGAAACGAATTACACGCTGATAGCCGTTCAGCCGGTAAGCATGAAAGCATGTCCACTATTATGGGATTGATTGGAGTTGCCGATGAAGGTAGCTTTGTATACGAAAGCAACAGATTATAAGAACTTAAAGAATCATCGGGAAGCAGTTAAAACGCGGCGGTTACAACCGCAGTGGACGAAAGAAGCGGTGAAGAAGGAAAAGGAAACATCCTGTTTAACAAAGATCCCTGACTAAGATATCCCGCGTTGCAAAACGCGTCACTATAAATGAAGCATCAAAGAGAGGTTTGGTGAGTGATTCCGGCCGGAAATTTTATACCGGCCGGAATTTTTTTAGTGCTGCTGTCAGTCATGTACAAAACGATATGACTTCATGCTGAAGGCGGCTGGTGTCCCATCATCATGGGATTGATCAGCAACAGATGTGTGAGGATCTTTGTCACATTAAATCATTCCATCACCTGATTAAAATGAATTAACATGAAACCATCAAACTTTTCTACGAATGCCTTTAATTCCGGCCCATTGCTCAGGAAACCGGCCGACGAAAATGAATCTTCACCGCATGTATTCTCTGACAGTGAATGGATGGCCATACGCCATCAGCAGATGGATATTGCGCCGAATTGCATCTTTCCCCGCAGGGAACAGAAATCCCTCGCGCAATACCTGCATCTGCTGCGTGCGTTTGTTG includes:
- a CDS encoding glycine--tRNA ligase, which codes for MAEQKDLFRDIVSHCKEYGFIFPSSEIYDGLSAVYDYGEYGAELKKNIREYWWRAMVQLRDNVVGIDAAIFMHPETWKASGHVDAFNDPMIDNRDSKKRYRADNLIEDYIAKLEAKTEKEVEKARNRFGDAFDETQFRNTHPRVLENQQKADTINARMKAALEQNDMAAMRQIIIDCEIADPVSGTRNWTEVRQFNLMFSTQVGSLAEESSTVYLRPETAQGIFVNFLNVQKTGRMKIPFGIAQTGKAFRNEIVARQFVFRMREFEQMEMQFFIKPGTETSWYEHWKATRMQWHLALGFPPSGYRFHDHLKLAHYAKAACDIEFNFPFGFKELEGIHSRSDFDLAQHEKHSGKKLQYFDPELNENYVPYVIETSIGLDRMFLAVIAASYREEQVPTAVAGEEATRVVLNIPPCLAPIKVAVLPLMKKDGLPEKALEIFNQLKYQHMCHYEEKDSIGRRYRRMDAIGTPYCITVDHQTLEDGTVTIRERDTMKQDRIALAQVGSIVADRVKWPEQPQ